The sequence below is a genomic window from Candidatus Neomarinimicrobiota bacterium.
AACCATAAAGAACAATGAATTGGCAACGGTGAAGTTGACCTGGTATCCTGATCAGGAAGATTTTGTGCATCCCCTTTTAAGTAGCACGTTAGAAAGATACTATATCTGGAGATCCGTCGCTGGAATGGGGCCCTGGACCCTGCTGGACAGTTTGGAAGTGGGAACCCCGATGAATATCGATGGTAAGTACGAGTACATCGATGTCGAGGAGAATTTTAAAGTTGGTGAGTACCGCTATTATGCCGTGACTTCTGTGAGTGATGCCGGTCAGCAAAGTGGGAAAACGAATATAGGACGCTTTGGAAAGAATATTGCTGCCGTTGAAGAACTTACCGATGTCTATGTCGTTCCCAATCCCTATCGTGCTGATATTGGATCATTTCACGGATTAGATGCTGGCAAAATTGGTTTTTATGGTCTGCCCGAAGTGTGCACCATTCAAATCTATAGTTATGCCATGCAATTAGTGCGGACCATTGAGCATGCGGAACCTGCCTATTCCAACCTGAATCACCAGACGACCCGAGTGGGGCAGGAGATGGCTTCTGGAATTTATTTCTATGTTGTTACCACACCTGAGGGTGACAGCTCTAACGGTAAATTTGTGATCATTAAGTAGGGGTGCGGGTATGATTAAAAAATCAATTCTGGCCTGGATCATGTTTTCCCTGATTTCTTTTCAAAGTTTTGCATTTGAAAAGGTGGGTGTAACATCTTTTCAGTTTTTAAAAATTTCCATGGATCCCACAAGCGCTGCAATGGGAGGAGCCTTCGCTGCCGTATCAAGAGGGACCGAAAGTATGTATAACAATCCTGCTGCGTTGGTCAAACAACGAGGATTTGGTACCTTTCTATCTCAATTGGATTATGTATTTGACGCGAATCACAGTACTGGCGCTGCTTCCTGGGGGTTTGGTGACTGGGCGATTGGCGTGTATGGCATTTCTGTAGACTATGGATCAATCCAGGTCACAGATATTGACCACCTGTTCTATGCAGACAACGGAAGCTTTAACCCGGGGCTAACTGGGGAAAAGCTATCTCTCGGGGCCACAGATATAGGGATTGGGTTTAGCCAGGAGTTGACAAATAAATTCTCATATGGCATTATCAGCAAATATATACGCGAAGATTTCTCGATTATGAGCAGCTCGCTGGTTGCATGGGATATTGGTGTTTTATATGACTCAGGATTCAGAAGTATCGTGTTGGGAGCAACCTTGAGAAATTTTGGTCCTCAAGTTAAATATATCACCCAAAGCTATCCTTTGCCCCAAACCATGAATCTTGGTGTTTCAGCAGAATTGCTTGGGGCAGGTACGCCTCTATTCAAAGAAAGTGACTCCCATACTTTGCTCATTTCCGCAGACTTGCTTCAGCCCCGAGACTATGGGCAACAGTATAATATTGGGGCGGAGTATGCTTTTCGTGATCTCTTGTTTGTCAGGAGTGGCTATCGGTTGAATTATGATACAGAAGGTTTGAACATTGGCCTGGGATTTAAACTGAAAAGTGTGGCCTTGAACTATAGTTACAGTGACTACGGAGAACAGCTACCAGGTGTTCACCGTGTTAGCATTGGCTTTATAAATATTTAGGGAATGGCAAGATGACTCAATTACGTGGCTTCTTAATGGTGATCGTGTTGACAGTTCTTGGGCTTAGTACAATTACAGCTCAAAACCGGGGAACGGCATTGTCATTTCAGGGAGTGGAAAATGCACTTCTTTTTACACCTGGTTTGTTTGGCTCTGGTTTAGACGGTGTTGCTGGTCTTGGAAAAACAGTCTCAATTTTTAATAATCCTGCGGGTTTAACCGGCTTTCAGAAGATCACGATGAGCGTTGGCTATGGTCAGAATCAACACAAATGGTGGGAGAATCAGAATATTAAACCGAACCGTCTTTTTGTCACTTTACCTTTTTATTTGGAGGGCCTGTATATACCGGATCCTGCCAATAATGGATTGCTTGATTCTGATATATTTTTTGAATCACTCCTGGATACTACCTATGTCGTAGCTGATCCAGAGATGGGTGTAGAACACTTTTCCGAAGAAGCAGCCGATTGGTCTCGGGAAGAAAATACCAATGGTTTAACCCATCTGGGCCTTGCCATACCCGTGCGATTGGGTGGAAAAGAGATAACCTTTAGTCTTGGTTATGCCAATCTGCTCCATGCCATAAGCTTTGACCGAAACGCTACTTATCTAACCCCAAACCCGGGATATATTGATTATGCAATGCCTGCAAAGGCTGAGGGAATGGATACCGTTCACATCGACTGGTTTGCTTTTGAACGATTGCAGAAACACAAATTTCAGCAATATGATATAAGTGTAGGGTTTCAGCCTATGAATATTATTCATCTGGGTGCTGGCTTTTCACTGGTAAGTGGAAGCTCTCAGGAATATCAGCATCAGGACAAAATCGGGTATTTCGATCTCTATGACCAAAATGAATTTTCCTATTCTTATGATACACTGAATACACGATACCTGGGGGAGGCTGATTATTCTGGGATTAAGGCTCGACTTGGAGCTATCCTGGAGTTTGATAAAATACAGATAGGTCTGTCATACACAACGCCCCTCGAACTGAGCAAAAGCTGGTCGTATACCGAAACCACTAGCTTTATTGATGATGATTCACTCATGGCAGACAATATCCGTGAGCTTGAGGGAGAGGATACTTTTCGCATTCCTGCTTCCTATTCCATCGGCTTCCAGGTGACACCAGTGAATCGGTTTGCTTTTAGCCTGGGTTACGAGATTCACCCTTATGTTGATGCAGAACTAACGCTGGATGAAAATAATCCCTTTTCCCAGGGCGATGTACAAACCTGGATGGATCAGACAATCCTGTATTACGGCTGTCAGTATCAGGTCTTCAATTTTCTGGGTGTAAGCGCGCTCTACCGATCCATTCCTCAAGTCTATATTCCTGATGGCTCACCAATAAAAGATTCTGGCCCAGAGACAAACAGTTACACGTTTGGTGTAGCGAGTGATTTGGGTGTATTTGGCAATGTTTATATCAATCTTGAATACCTCGACTTGAAATATCAGGACATCTATTTTTCAAATACAAATTATGCTCATGAACAGGGATGGTCCCTAAGGATGAGCTACAGTTATTCCATTAATTAAGGAGGCGGTATGAAGAAACTGCAACTAGGCCTTTTATCGTTGCTGATCTCAGTAACATCGTTTGCCCAGATTCCATCACTCATTGAAGTGGGTGCGGATAACTGGGAATCGTGGTATCAAGGTGATTTTAAGAATGTATTGGGCTTTGTGGCACAGGGTGCTGATACAGTCCTGTTGACCTCGGGAGGTTTTGTCTATACGACATCAGATACCTTCCCATTGCTCATCAACAGCCCCGTGGTCATTATGGCTGCTCCGGGTTTGACTGAGAAACCTATTTTGACTCATTCAAATCCTAATCTCAGTACTTCCATGGAGATTTTTCGCATTACAGATGATGTGGAATTCCATGGAATTGCTTTTGAGGGAGCCCTTGATCAGCCCCATGGCCTCAAATACGCATTACGTTATGGCGATTTTGAAGATACTGGAACCGGTATGATAACCTTGGGTAAAACAGATGTAGACATTACCGTAAAGGATTGTAGCTTCAATAATTTTCATTCTGAAGGTGATCAAAATCTTCAAGGGAATGCCTTCTACTTTCTCAAGCCAATTGATATTACGAATGATCACTTGAGAGCGCATAAGATTCTCATCGAGAATTGTATGTTTACCGATATAGGGGATGAGGCTATCCGCATTTCAGAAGGTGAGAAATACCCCTTTGGTTCAATCGGTACAGTGGCCTACGATACGCTTATCGTTCGAGATTGTACTTTTGATGATATCGATGCCGAGTGTATCCGGATCTATGGTGACACAGATACCAGTTTCGCAGGGCCTACCTACGTTGATGGGTTAACCCTCATCGAAAATGTCACGGCAGTAAACTGTTCTCCGCGCTTCATTTATGCTAAGAATTATCGGCAGACGATTGTGCGGGACGTGTTGGTTGCTCACGGACGAGGAACTTCTCTAGCCAGACCGGAACGTGGTGATTTTGTCATGCAGATTCAACTGAGCTCATCCTACATAGCTCATATCGATACATTTGATCTGTTGTTTACCATGTATTACGATAAACGCATTGGAGCAACCAAGGGTGGATGGGTCGACACGAATTCAGTCTATGGCTTTGATCCACTATTTGCTGATTTTGCCAATGGGAATTACGAAGCACAATCCAGTTCGCCGCTTTACTGGACCAGTTCACTTGGTGGATTTAACTCCAACGGTGGCTTTATTGGTGATCGTCGTTGGGCTACTGATCCGCCTGCAGCAGGAATTAATTCTGAGAATAAACCCGAAAGATTTCAACTGGGTCAGAATTATCCCAACCCATTCAATCCATCAACAACCATCAATTTTTCCATTGAGAGACCTGATTTCACGACGTTAAAGGTTTTCAATGTTAGGGGGCAGGTCATCGCAACCTTGAAGGATGGATTTCTCATGGATGGAAAGTATAGCCTCGTATTCAATGCATCTGATCTGTCAAATGGCGTTTATTTCTATGAGTTACGCCAGGGGCAGCAGGTACAAATTCAAAAAATGATATTACTTAAATAACGAAACGGGAGGAAACATGAAACGATTGCTACTGGCTATTTGTCTTGTGACATTAGCATTTGGAACCCTGCAAGCTACGGTGATTCCAGTAGAAAATACTGTAAACAACTCGCTGTCAGATGCTATTGCTGCTGCGACTGCAGGTGACATCATTGAGTTGATTACAGATGGAGATTATCTGTCAACATCACAGATCGTTATTGATAAGGATCTGACGATCCGCGGTCTGGAAACACTGGCCAATAAACCAGTATTGAAGTATATCGGTACTTCAACAGGTGCCTATATGTTTAAGGGCGTTGGTTCATCCCATATCGAATTCCACAATCTGGAACTCGATGGTGACGGAACTGCTGAAGGTGGTGCCGCTCTAGCAAAATATGCTTTCAGATTAGACAATGGTGATCCTACTATGACCATGGACCTGTTCATGGACAATTGCCATGTCCATGATTTCAATGAGAAGTTCATCAAACCTTATGGAAACACTGGACTTGACTCCCTGGTTATTACCAACACCGTTTTCCATGATGGTGCCAGAGAAGGTATCGTTCTTTATTCAGGTTCTACCAGTGACCCAGCTGTAGTTTTTGCTTATGCTGAAATCTCTAATTGTACCTTTTATGCCATAGAACGTGAAGCCATTAAGGGTGATACCTATGTTGATGGTGTGGTTCGTATAGATCGCATCACTGCTTACGATTGTGGAAGCACTCAGAATAAACCCATGATTTATTTCCGGGATATGACGGATGTTATCGTAACAAACAGCATTTTTGCAAATAATACCAATCCTGATGCAGGTGAGGAGTTTGCTGAATTTGACTCTGACTTGAGTTTATTTAACCATAATTGTGTCTGGGATATTGTGAATTCAGATGTTAGTGCTGCAACCGTGAGTGATACCATCCATACGGATCCTCAGTTCACCGACGCAGCCAATGGTGATTTCTCCATTCCTGAAGCATCTGTATTGTATTTCTTTGCTGATGATGGCGGCGCTATTGGTGATTCACGTTGGGCTCCTGTAATTGAAGCGACCGTGATTCAGATTAGCAATGCTGCACCAAATGCCCTGGCTGACGCTATTTCAGCAGCCGCTGAAGGTGATATCATTGAGCTGATCTCTGATGGTGTCTATACCAATGATTCTCAGATTGTTCTAGATCAAGACATAACCATTCGTGGTTCATCTAATATCCCCAATCGACCGGTTGTAAAATATAATGGTACATCCACTGGTGCCTATATGTTCAAGGGGGTTGGTTCACCACATTTGGTTATTAAGAATCTGGAGCTCGATGGTGACGGAACTGCTGAAGGTGGTGCCGCTCTAGCAAAATATGCTTTCAGATTAGACAATGGTGATCCTACTATGACCATGGACCTGTTCATGGACAATTGCCATGTCCATGATTTCAATGAGAAGTTCATCAAACCTTATGGAAACACTGGACTTGACTCCCTGGTTATTACCAACACCGTTTTCCATGATGGTGCCAGAGAAGGTATCGTTCTTTATTCAGGTTCTACCAGTGACCCAGCTGTAGTTTTTGCTTATGCTGAAATCTCTAATTGTACCTTTTATGCCATAGAACGTGAAGCCATTAAGGGTGATACCTATGTTGATGGTGTGGTTCGTATAGATCGCATCACTGCTTACGATTGTGGAAGCACTCAGAATAAACCCATGATTTATTTCCGGGATATGACGGATGTTATCGTAACAAACAGCATTTTTGCAAATAATACCAATCCTGATGCAGGTGAGGAGTTTGCTGAATTTGACTCTGACTTGAGTTTATTTAACCATAATTGTGTCTGGGATATTGTGAATTCAGATGTTAGTGCTGCAACCGTGAGTGATACCATCCATACGGATCCTCAGTTCACCGACGCAGCCAATGGTGATTTCTCTATTCCTGAAGCATCTGTATTGTATTTCTTTGCTGATGATGGCGGCGCTATTGGTGACTCACGTTGGGCACCCCCCATCGGACTCTATGCTCTAAATGTTTTCACAGATGGTTTGGGCTCTGTAGCTCTAGATCCTCCTGGTGGTGTTTATACTGAGAATACGGTAGTTACGCTGACAGCTACACCGGATGATTATTATGCATTCGAAGGCTGGAGCCCCAATGTACCAGCTTTTCCACCTAGCAACCCAGTTGTTTCAATTACAGTA
It includes:
- a CDS encoding PorV/PorQ family protein, whose product is MIKKSILAWIMFSLISFQSFAFEKVGVTSFQFLKISMDPTSAAMGGAFAAVSRGTESMYNNPAALVKQRGFGTFLSQLDYVFDANHSTGAASWGFGDWAIGVYGISVDYGSIQVTDIDHLFYADNGSFNPGLTGEKLSLGATDIGIGFSQELTNKFSYGIISKYIREDFSIMSSSLVAWDIGVLYDSGFRSIVLGATLRNFGPQVKYITQSYPLPQTMNLGVSAELLGAGTPLFKESDSHTLLISADLLQPRDYGQQYNIGAEYAFRDLLFVRSGYRLNYDTEGLNIGLGFKLKSVALNYSYSDYGEQLPGVHRVSIGFINI
- a CDS encoding T9SS type A sorting domain-containing protein — protein: MKKLQLGLLSLLISVTSFAQIPSLIEVGADNWESWYQGDFKNVLGFVAQGADTVLLTSGGFVYTTSDTFPLLINSPVVIMAAPGLTEKPILTHSNPNLSTSMEIFRITDDVEFHGIAFEGALDQPHGLKYALRYGDFEDTGTGMITLGKTDVDITVKDCSFNNFHSEGDQNLQGNAFYFLKPIDITNDHLRAHKILIENCMFTDIGDEAIRISEGEKYPFGSIGTVAYDTLIVRDCTFDDIDAECIRIYGDTDTSFAGPTYVDGLTLIENVTAVNCSPRFIYAKNYRQTIVRDVLVAHGRGTSLARPERGDFVMQIQLSSSYIAHIDTFDLLFTMYYDKRIGATKGGWVDTNSVYGFDPLFADFANGNYEAQSSSPLYWTSSLGGFNSNGGFIGDRRWATDPPAAGINSENKPERFQLGQNYPNPFNPSTTINFSIERPDFTTLKVFNVRGQVIATLKDGFLMDGKYSLVFNASDLSNGVYFYELRQGQQVQIQKMILLK